From a region of the Saccharomyces paradoxus chromosome IV, complete sequence genome:
- the COQ4 gene encoding ubiquinone biosynthesis protein COQ4 (Protein with a role in ubiquinone (Coenzyme Q) biosynthesis~similar to YDR204W): MLRLSVLRSTATFSVKCHRRGLIIPAAAMYTLGSLIFGKEARLADAMERGELHNKNVDYAKEAEERTELRIRALANTRPMGPQYEGHVPLYRYEKLLLFAISGWNSFFHPEDGYNIVQLGEATALPVFLENLKQTMLSDSSGRRILKEQPNITTDILHMDKLAKLPHNTFGYVYYQWLKRENVSPDTRAPVKFIDDPMHAYIFKRYRQCHDFYHAITNMPIIIEGEITIKALEGANLGVPMAILGGILAPLRLKKVQRKRLYDIYLPWAVRTGLSCKPLINVYWEEMLEKDVATLRKDLQITLPPDLRTVRKERAALKREIDAKYSLHD, encoded by the coding sequence ATGCTGAGACTATCTGTGCTAAGGTCAACAGCTACATTTTCGGTGAAATGTCATCGTCGTGGGCTAATCATCCCTGCAGCGGCAATGTACACCTTGGGTTCATTAATATTTGGCAAGGAAGCAAGGTTGGCGGACGCCATGGAACGTGGTGAGCTACATAACAAGAACGTTGACTACGCGAAAGAGGCTGAAGAACGTACCGAGTTGCGTATTAGGGCTCTGGCTAATACTAGGCCAATGGGGCCTCAGTACGAAGGCCATGTTCCCCTCTATCGGTACGAgaaattgttattgtttgCAATTTCCGGTTGGAATTCATTTTTCCATCCTGAGGATGGTTATAATATTGTCCAACTTGGTGAGGCAACTGCATTGCCTGTCTTCTTGgagaatttgaaacaaacAATGCTAAGCGATTCCTCTGGGAGACGTATTCTAAAGGAACAACCCAATATTACAACTGATATTTTGCATATGGATAAACTTGCTAAACTGCCACATAACACTTTTGGGTACGTATATTACCAATGGTTGAAACGTGAAAACGTTTCTCCAGACACCAGAGCACCTGTCAAATTTATCGACGATCCTATGCATGCATATATCTTCAAAAGGTATAGACAATGCCATGACTTCTATCACGCCATAACCAACATGCCTATTATCATCGAGGGTGAGATTACCATAAAGGCCCTTGAAGGTGCCAACTTGGGCGTCCCCATGGCTATTCTCGGTGGCATCCTTGCACCTTTGCGTTTGAAAAAGgtgcaaagaaaaagattataTGATATATATCTCCCTTGGGCTGTCAGAACAGGTTTAAGTTGCAAGCCATTAATCAATGTGTACTGGGAGGAAATGCTGGAGAAAGACGTTGCTACCTTGAGAAAAGACCTGCAAATAACACTCCCTCCTGATCTAAGGACAGTGAGGAAGGAGCGTGCAGCTCTTAAGAGAGAAATTGACGCAAAATACAGCTTACATGATTGA